The nucleotide window TTTTCCTCTAATTTCAATTTAAATACATTTATTTTTGCTCTACTACCCTTCACAAAAATATTACATCTATATCTCCCTTTAACCTTATAAACTAAAGATCTCATAGGCCCATATATTTCTACCTCATCGTCCTGTATCTCTTTAAATAGTTTATGACAGTATTCTTCTAATCCACTCTCTTCTGGCGATGATATCCCTATGTTTATAATTTTTGAAAATGGTGGATAGGATAGAATCTCTCTTTTCTCAATCTCTTTATCATAAAAATTCACATAACTATTCTCTTGAATTTTTTCTATTATGTAATTTTCAGGTTGGTAAGTTTGAATTATAACTTTTCCTTTTTTTTCTCCTCTTCCTGCTCTCCCAGCAACCTGAGTTATCATTTGATACGTTCTTTCTCCCGATCTAAAATCTGGTATACTCATAACAGTATCTGCATTTATAACCCCTACTAAAGTTACATTAGGAAAATGAAGCCCTCTTGATATCATTTGAGTTCCTATCATAATATCATATCTTCCTGCTAAGAAATCGTTATACATATTTTCGTAGAAGTCCTTCTCTTTAGAAACCTCTCCATCAACTCTTATTATATTTACTGGAAATCTTTTTCTTAACTCCTCCTCAACTCTTTCAACGCCACGTCCACTAAAAGTCATATTTTTGCTATTACACTTTGAACATCTTCCTGTATATCTTTTAGATATTCCACAATAGTTACATTTCAGACTTCCATTACTTGCATAATAATTCAACTTTATAGAGCAGTGCTCACACTCCTCCATATGTCCACAATCTTCGCATTGAACGAGTGTTGAATATCCTTTTCTATTTAAAAGAAGTATTATCTGCTCTTTTCTCAATAGTGCAGTTCTCATCTCTTCTAATAATTTTTCACTAAAAAAACTGTCCTGCTCTTGCTTCATATCCACTATCTCTATTTCTGGTAATTTTGCATCCTTATATCTATGTTCAATTTCAAACAATTGAAAAATCCCTTTCTTTCCATAATAATAACTCTCTATTGATGGTGTTGCTGATCCTAAAACTACCTTAGCATTTTCTAGTTCAGCTTTTTTTATTGCTACAAACTTAGCATTATATCTTGGATTCGTATCTTGTTTATAACTGTTTTCATGTTCCTCATCCACTATTATGTATTCTAAGTTTTGTACAGGAGCAAATATAGCTGATCTAACTCCTAAAACCACCTTTTTATCTCCTATGTAAATACTGTACCATTCTTTAGCCCTATCAGTAGATGATAATCTACTATGAAGAATCGCAACTTCATCTCCAAATTCAATTTTAAATCTTTTTACCATCTGTGGAGTCAATGATATCTCGGGAACTAAAAATATTGATCCTTGATCTCTTTCTAAAGCTCTTTTTATAAGTTGAATATATATCTCTGTTTTTCCAGATCCCGTTACTCCTCTTATAAGAAAATGTCTTTTGCTAGACTCCTCAATCCCTTTTTTTATTAATTCTTGCTCTTCATTTAATTCTGTATCTTTTTTAAAAATTTTTTCTTCTAAATCTTTTTTTAATTTTTCCTCATCAAAAGTTTTTATTTTCCTCTCAAAAAAGATATTTTTTTCTTTTAAATGCTTCTCTATTATTTTTTTATCAAATTTTTTCTCTAAGGTTAGTTTACCGATCTCTTCTCTTGCTATAAAATAGTTTTCTAAATCCCTGTCTAAGTTCTTTTCTCTATTCAATTCATACCAGTTATCTCTTAATTCTAGATAACCCTCTTCAAGAAACTCAGTGATTTTTTCTTTAGAAAATTTATCTACCAAAGTTTTTTTTCTAAACTTTAATCTATCATAAAAATATTGTAATAAATCATCAACTAACAAACTCTTTTTTTCTATATTTATTCTATAGATATCCTCATACTTTATTTTTATTCCCGCTGGAACGGCCGTAGAAAAAACTTGATCAAAAGAACTCATATAATAATCTTTAATCCACAACAAAAGCTCTATAAAACTTTTCGAAAAACTTAACTCTTCATATAAAACTCTCTTTATTGCTAAAACTTTGAACGAATACTCTTTCCCTATCTCTTCCTCTACAACAAGCCCAACCTTATCTTTATTTCTAAAAGATACTAGAACTCTATCTCCAATTTTTATATTTTCATCTTCACTGGCATAAGTATAGAAATCATTAGTCTTTTCTATATAGATACTAAAATATCTCATTACTTTTTCTCCTAGTTTAATTTTATTTTTATCTTTTTTATATCCGTCAGCTCTTTTTGAGCCTGAATACTTTGCTCAACAACCACACCCGCTCCTATTAGCTC belongs to Cetobacterium sp. ZOR0034 and includes:
- the priA gene encoding primosomal protein N', encoding MRYFSIYIEKTNDFYTYASEDENIKIGDRVLVSFRNKDKVGLVVEEEIGKEYSFKVLAIKRVLYEELSFSKSFIELLLWIKDYYMSSFDQVFSTAVPAGIKIKYEDIYRINIEKKSLLVDDLLQYFYDRLKFRKKTLVDKFSKEKITEFLEEGYLELRDNWYELNREKNLDRDLENYFIAREEIGKLTLEKKFDKKIIEKHLKEKNIFFERKIKTFDEEKLKKDLEEKIFKKDTELNEEQELIKKGIEESSKRHFLIRGVTGSGKTEIYIQLIKRALERDQGSIFLVPEISLTPQMVKRFKIEFGDEVAILHSRLSSTDRAKEWYSIYIGDKKVVLGVRSAIFAPVQNLEYIIVDEEHENSYKQDTNPRYNAKFVAIKKAELENAKVVLGSATPSIESYYYGKKGIFQLFEIEHRYKDAKLPEIEIVDMKQEQDSFFSEKLLEEMRTALLRKEQIILLLNRKGYSTLVQCEDCGHMEECEHCSIKLNYYASNGSLKCNYCGISKRYTGRCSKCNSKNMTFSGRGVERVEEELRKRFPVNIIRVDGEVSKEKDFYENMYNDFLAGRYDIMIGTQMISRGLHFPNVTLVGVINADTVMSIPDFRSGERTYQMITQVAGRAGRGEKKGKVIIQTYQPENYIIEKIQENSYVNFYDKEIEKREILSYPPFSKIINIGISSPEESGLEEYCHKLFKEIQDDEVEIYGPMRSLVYKVKGRYRCNIFVKGSRAKINVFKLKLEEKLKKVENKKYRVVVDVDPINLI